One genomic region from Agelaius phoeniceus isolate bAgePho1 chromosome 25, bAgePho1.hap1, whole genome shotgun sequence encodes:
- the LOC143695694 gene encoding uncharacterized protein LOC143695694: MGFVDGHKISGALKLSCNSLTLVLTFFSDSDGLNPCHRAPSRVRGFPKAVKAESSSQGQVGEVVRLQSILAEHIRARCCRCPRHAKEQRRAGIFWAASGVKSRFEVP; encoded by the exons atgggatttgtagatggacacaagatatctggagctcttaagttatcctgcaacagtttaactcttgtcctaacttttttttcagattcagatggattaaatccGTGCCacagggccccatcccgggtgaggggattCCCCAAAGCAG tcaaggccgagagcagcagtcaaggcCAAGTGGGCGAG gtggtccGCTTGCAATCTATCCTAGCCGAGCATATCCGTGCCAG gtgctgtcgctgccctaggcacgccaaggaacagaggagggcag gtatcttctgggcagcctctggagtcaaatcaagatttgag gtacccTGA